From a region of the Streptomyces venezuelae genome:
- a CDS encoding LON peptidase substrate-binding domain-containing protein, whose product MTTVRLPLFPLNSVLFPGLVLPLNIFEERYRAMMRELLKAGEDEPRRFAVVAIRDGREVAPTAPGLPDQTALPERGPAAGFGPDPIQAFHRVGCIADAATVREREDGSFEVLATGTTRVRLVSVDASGPFLTAELEELPEDAGDGAGVLAEGVLRAFRNYQKRLAGARERSLTGAELPDEPSVVSYLVAAAAVLDIPAKQRLLQAPDTATRLAEELKLLRTETAVIRHLPSLPAVDLTRAPTSPN is encoded by the coding sequence GTGACCACCGTTCGCCTGCCCCTCTTCCCGCTGAACTCGGTGCTGTTCCCGGGACTCGTCCTCCCGCTGAACATCTTCGAGGAGCGTTATCGCGCCATGATGCGCGAGCTGCTGAAGGCGGGCGAGGACGAGCCGCGCCGTTTCGCGGTCGTCGCGATCCGCGACGGCCGGGAGGTCGCGCCGACCGCGCCCGGTCTGCCGGACCAGACGGCCCTGCCGGAGCGGGGTCCGGCGGCGGGCTTCGGCCCCGACCCGATCCAGGCCTTCCACCGGGTGGGCTGCATCGCCGACGCGGCGACGGTCCGGGAGCGGGAGGACGGCAGCTTCGAGGTCCTGGCGACCGGTACGACGCGGGTCCGCCTGGTCTCGGTCGACGCCTCGGGCCCCTTCCTGACGGCGGAGCTGGAAGAGCTCCCGGAGGACGCGGGCGACGGCGCGGGCGTGCTGGCCGAGGGGGTGCTGCGGGCCTTCCGCAACTACCAGAAGCGGCTGGCCGGTGCGCGTGAGCGGTCCCTGACCGGCGCGGAGCTCCCCGACGAGCCCTCGGTGGTCTCGTACCTGGTGGCCGCGGCGGCGGTGCTGGACATCCCGGCGAAGCAGCGGCTGCTCCAGGCACCGGACACCGCGACCCGGCTGGCGGAGGAGCTGAAGCTGCTGCGCACGGAGACCGCGGTGATCCGCCACCTCCCGTCCCTGCCGGCGGTGGACCTGACCCGTGCCCCGACGAGCCCGAACTGA
- the ybaK gene encoding Cys-tRNA(Pro) deacylase, translating into MAKKTKQAAGTPAIVALTAAGVAFTTHAYEHDPAHPSYGEEAAQALGVSPAQVFKTLVADVDGVLTVAVVPVSGSLDLKALATAVGGKRAAMADPALAERTTGYVLGGISPLGQRKRLRTVIDASASAHPTICCSAGRRGLEIELSPSDLTALTSATVAPIARQN; encoded by the coding sequence ATGGCGAAGAAGACCAAACAGGCGGCAGGCACCCCGGCGATCGTCGCCCTGACGGCGGCGGGCGTCGCGTTCACCACGCACGCGTACGAACACGACCCGGCCCATCCCTCGTACGGGGAGGAGGCCGCGCAGGCGCTCGGCGTCTCGCCGGCCCAGGTGTTCAAGACCCTGGTCGCCGACGTGGACGGCGTGCTGACGGTGGCGGTGGTCCCGGTCTCGGGGTCCCTGGACCTCAAGGCCCTGGCGACGGCGGTCGGCGGCAAGCGGGCGGCGATGGCCGACCCGGCTCTGGCGGAGCGCACCACGGGCTACGTCCTCGGCGGCATCTCCCCGCTGGGTCAGCGCAAGCGGCTGCGTACGGTGATCGACGCCTCGGCCTCGGCGCATCCGACGATCTGCTGCTCGGCGGGCCGCCGCGGCCTGGAGATCGAGCTCTCCCCGTCGGACCTGACCGCCCTCACCTCGGCCACGGTGGCTCCGATCGCCCGCCAGAACTAG
- a CDS encoding ABC transporter permease, with product MGTAPDGATAGPAQTPQPAPLAPGARFFPSLAAVYRAQLSRARVARIPLLFVATFQSVGIMILMRGVVDGGSEARAVVAGSSVLVVAFVALNLLAQYFGQLRAGGGLDHYATLPVPPASVVLGAAAAYASFTLPGTLVTAVFGCLLFGLPMSGLWILAAVVPLAGAALAGLGAALGLLAPRQELATLAGQLGMSAALLLGVLPPERMPEVIVWARDLLPSTYGVEAFARTFEPSPDWAAVVFDLGVCGAVGVLSLTVATWAYRRAAVR from the coding sequence GTGGGCACCGCCCCGGACGGCGCCACCGCGGGCCCCGCGCAGACGCCGCAGCCCGCGCCGCTGGCGCCCGGCGCCCGGTTCTTCCCCTCCCTGGCCGCCGTCTACCGGGCGCAGCTGTCCCGGGCCCGGGTGGCCCGGATCCCGCTGCTGTTCGTCGCCACCTTCCAGTCCGTCGGGATCATGATCCTGATGCGGGGCGTGGTCGACGGGGGCTCGGAGGCCCGCGCCGTCGTCGCCGGCTCCTCGGTGCTCGTCGTCGCCTTCGTCGCCCTGAACCTGCTCGCCCAGTACTTCGGGCAGCTACGGGCCGGCGGCGGGCTCGACCACTACGCCACCCTGCCCGTGCCGCCCGCGTCGGTGGTCCTGGGCGCGGCCGCCGCGTACGCCTCCTTCACCCTGCCGGGGACCCTGGTCACCGCCGTCTTCGGCTGCCTGCTGTTCGGGCTGCCGATGAGCGGGCTGTGGATCCTGGCCGCGGTGGTGCCGCTGGCCGGGGCCGCGCTGGCCGGACTCGGCGCGGCGCTGGGCCTGCTGGCCCCGCGGCAGGAGCTGGCCACCCTCGCGGGGCAGCTCGGCATGTCGGCGGCGCTGCTGCTCGGGGTGCTGCCGCCGGAGCGGATGCCCGAGGTGATCGTGTGGGCCCGGGACCTGCTGCCGTCCACCTACGGGGTGGAGGCGTTCGCGCGGACCTTCGAGCCGTCGCCGGACTGGGCCGCCGTCGTCTTCGACCTCGGCGTGTGCGGGGCCGTCGGAGTCCTCTCGCTCACCGTCGCGACCTGGGCGTACCGCCGGGCGGCCGTCCGCTGA
- a CDS encoding ABC transporter ATP-binding protein, translated as MCAVRDLVKTYPAVRGRRGAPALPETRANDGISLDVRRGEIFGLLGPNGAGKSTLVRQLTGLMRPDSGSVNLLGHDLVRHPERASRLLAYLGQESTALDELTVALAAETTGRLRGQGVRAARAARDAVLEELGLTPIAGRPLKKLSGGQRRLACFAAALVGERPVLVLDEPTTGMDPVARRAVWAAVDRRRAQHGTTVLLVTHNVIEAETVLDRVAVIDQGKVIACDTPAGLKATVSGEVRLELVWREAAPLEVPEVARLRGQAVESGRRWVLRLPPDEARAAVASVTGGPAFAALDDFTLATPSLEDVYLALGGKTKGLVKS; from the coding sequence ATCTGCGCGGTGCGTGACCTCGTCAAGACGTATCCCGCGGTACGCGGCCGCCGCGGGGCCCCCGCCCTGCCCGAGACCCGCGCCAACGACGGGATCTCCCTCGACGTCCGGCGCGGCGAGATCTTCGGACTGCTCGGCCCCAACGGCGCCGGCAAGTCCACCCTGGTCCGCCAGCTCACCGGCCTGATGCGGCCCGACTCCGGCTCCGTGAACCTGCTCGGCCACGACCTCGTACGCCACCCCGAGCGCGCCTCCCGACTGCTCGCCTACCTGGGGCAGGAGTCCACCGCCCTGGACGAGCTCACGGTGGCGCTGGCCGCCGAGACCACCGGGCGGCTGCGCGGGCAGGGCGTCCGCGCGGCCCGGGCGGCCCGCGACGCCGTACTGGAGGAGCTCGGGCTGACCCCGATCGCCGGACGGCCCCTGAAGAAGCTTTCCGGCGGCCAGCGCCGCCTCGCCTGCTTCGCCGCCGCGCTGGTGGGGGAGCGGCCCGTACTGGTCCTCGACGAGCCCACCACCGGCATGGACCCGGTGGCCCGGCGGGCCGTGTGGGCCGCCGTCGACCGGCGGCGCGCGCAGCACGGCACGACGGTCCTGCTCGTCACCCACAACGTCATCGAGGCCGAGACCGTCCTCGACCGGGTCGCCGTCATCGACCAGGGCAAGGTCATCGCCTGCGACACCCCGGCCGGACTGAAGGCCACCGTCTCGGGCGAGGTCCGCCTGGAACTGGTGTGGCGCGAGGCCGCCCCGCTGGAGGTCCCGGAGGTCGCCCGGCTGCGCGGCCAGGCCGTCGAGTCGGGGCGCCGCTGGGTGCTCCGGCTGCCGCCCGACGAGGCGAGGGCGGCGGTGGCCTCGGTCACCGGAGGCCCGGCCTTCGCCGCGCTCGACGACTTCACCCTGGCCACCCCCAGCCTGGAAGACGTGTACCTGGCCCTCGGTGGCAAGACGAAAGGGCTGGTGAAGTCGTGA
- a CDS encoding NYN domain-containing protein: protein MERVDRCVVLVDAGYLLGAAASLLAGEPSRSRITIDHAALIQGLRERAEADTEQPLLRIYWFDGAPDRVPQPEHRRLRVMPRVTVRLGALTRSDGRWAQKGVDAAMHAELTELARNRACSDVVLVTGDGDLLPGLMSAKEHGVAVHLWAVQAADGDYNQSEDLVAEADERRVLDRAWITRAVRAKDLTGLCAPPPAPRPDIAAILSAPLPEAALAEAARNGAAATGPEDRDGVPVPAPTTAGGKPVPTPKDLAGALRATGQHSHPQTGPSGAHAPASALRWSSDKGWIDRGGPLGEPAETASLPTLAQLTSAEQRWADREEDITTVGGDPFEVGQVFARRWMERLPEAVHLQKLATMYPRIPHRIDGELLRYAARFGLLAHKDDQIDEHDRYAIRAGFWREIDVRAAAEHVAAVPASAPVAAPGELGAPLTPTAE from the coding sequence GTGGAACGCGTGGACCGCTGCGTCGTCCTGGTGGACGCCGGCTACCTGCTGGGCGCCGCCGCCAGCCTTCTCGCCGGGGAGCCCTCCCGCTCCCGGATCACCATCGACCATGCCGCCCTCATCCAGGGCCTGCGCGAGCGGGCCGAGGCCGACACCGAACAGCCCCTGCTGCGCATCTACTGGTTCGACGGAGCACCCGACCGGGTGCCCCAGCCCGAACACCGGCGGCTGCGCGTCATGCCCCGCGTGACCGTCCGCCTCGGCGCCCTGACCCGCAGCGACGGCCGCTGGGCGCAGAAGGGCGTCGACGCCGCCATGCACGCCGAACTCACCGAGCTCGCCCGCAACCGGGCCTGCTCCGACGTGGTCCTGGTCACCGGCGACGGAGACCTGCTGCCCGGCCTGATGTCCGCCAAGGAACACGGGGTCGCCGTCCACCTGTGGGCCGTCCAGGCCGCCGACGGCGACTACAACCAGTCCGAGGACCTCGTCGCCGAGGCCGACGAACGCCGCGTCCTGGACCGGGCCTGGATCACCCGGGCCGTCCGCGCCAAGGACCTCACCGGACTGTGCGCCCCGCCCCCCGCACCGCGCCCCGACATCGCCGCCATCCTCTCGGCCCCGCTGCCCGAGGCCGCGCTCGCCGAGGCCGCCCGCAACGGCGCCGCCGCCACCGGGCCGGAGGACCGCGACGGAGTCCCCGTACCGGCGCCCACCACCGCCGGGGGCAAGCCCGTACCCACCCCCAAGGACCTGGCCGGCGCCCTGCGCGCCACCGGCCAGCACAGCCACCCCCAGACCGGGCCGAGCGGCGCCCACGCCCCCGCCAGCGCCCTGCGCTGGTCCTCCGACAAGGGGTGGATCGACCGCGGAGGACCGCTGGGCGAACCCGCCGAGACCGCCTCGCTGCCCACCCTCGCCCAGCTCACCAGCGCCGAACAGCGCTGGGCGGACCGCGAGGAGGACATCACCACCGTCGGCGGGGACCCGTTCGAGGTGGGACAGGTGTTCGCCCGGCGCTGGATGGAACGGCTCCCGGAGGCCGTGCACCTGCAGAAGCTGGCCACGATGTACCCGCGGATCCCGCACCGCATCGACGGCGAACTGCTGCGCTACGCGGCCCGGTTCGGACTCCTCGCGCACAAGGACGACCAGATCGACGAACACGACCGGTACGCCATCCGCGCCGGGTTCTGGCGGGAGATCGACGTCCGCGCCGCCGCCGAACACGTGGCCGCCGTACCCGCCTCGGCACCCGTGGCCGCCCCCGGTGAGCTCGGGGCCCCGCTGACCCCGACGGCCGAGTAG
- the dnaE gene encoding DNA polymerase III subunit alpha produces MTKPPFTHLHVHTQYSLLDGAARLKDMFNACNEMGMTHIAMSDHGNLHGAYDFFHTAQKAGITPIIGIEAYVAPESRRNKRRIQWGQPHQKRDDVSGSGGYTHKTIWASNATGLHNIFRLSSDAYAEGWLTKWPRMDKETISKWSEGLIASTGCPSGEVQTRLRLGQFDEAVQAASDYKDIFGEGRYFLELMDHGIEIERRVRDGLLEIGKKLGIPPLVTNDSHYTYASEATAHDALLCIQTGKNLSDPDRFRFDGTGYYLKSTDEMYAIDSSDAWQEGCANTRLVADQIDTEGMFKFRNLMPKFDIPEGHTEVSWFREETMRGMHRRYPGGIPDDRMQQAEYEMDTIISMGFPGYFLVVADFIMWAKNQGIAVGPGRGSAAGSIVAYAMGITDLDPLTHGLIFERFLNPERVSMPDVDIDFDERRRVEVIRYVTEKYGADKVAMIGTYGTIKAKNAIKDSARVLGYPYAMGDRLTKAMPADVLGKGIPLSGILDPQHPRYGEAGEIRGMYENEPDVKKVIDTARGVEGLVRQMGVHAAGVIMSSETITDHVPVWVRHTDGVTITQWDYPSCESLGLLKMDFLGLRNLTIMDDAVKMVKANKGIDIDLLGLPLDDAKTFELLGRGDTLGVFQFDGGPMRSLLRLMKPDNFEDISAVSALYRPGPMGMNSHTNYALRKNKQQEITPIHPELEGPLEEVLAVTYGLIVYQEQVQKAAQIIAGYSLGEADILRRVMGKKKPEELAKNFVIFEEGARGKGFSDAAIKALWDVLVPFAGYAFNKAHSAAYGLVSYWTAYLKANFPAEYMAGLLTSVKDDKDKSAIYLNECRRMGIKVLPPNVNESEPNFAAQGDDVILFGLTAVRNVGTNVVESIIRTRKAKGKFSSFPDFLDKVEAVVCNKRTVESLIKAGAYDEMGHTRKGLVAHHESMIDNVVAVKRKEAEGQFDLFGGMGDENASDEPGFGLDVEFSDVEWEKSYLLAQEREMLGLYVSDHPLFGLEHVLSDKTDAGISQLTGGEHSDGAVVTIGGIISGLQRKMTKQGNAWAIATVEDLAGSIECMFFPATYQLVSTQLVEDTVVFVKGRLDKREDVPRLVAMEMMVPDLSSAGTNAPVVLTIPTVKVTPPMVTRLGEILRHHKGNTEVRIKLQGPRTTTVLRLDRHRVQPDPALFGDLKVLLGPSCLAG; encoded by the coding sequence GTGACCAAGCCGCCGTTCACGCACCTGCACGTCCACACCCAGTACTCACTGCTGGACGGTGCCGCGCGGCTGAAGGACATGTTCAACGCGTGCAACGAGATGGGCATGACGCACATCGCCATGTCCGACCACGGCAACCTGCACGGCGCCTACGACTTCTTCCACACCGCGCAGAAGGCCGGCATCACGCCGATCATCGGCATCGAGGCCTACGTCGCCCCCGAGTCCCGGCGCAACAAGCGGCGCATCCAGTGGGGCCAGCCGCACCAGAAGCGCGACGACGTCTCCGGTTCCGGCGGTTACACCCACAAGACGATCTGGGCGTCCAACGCCACCGGCCTGCACAACATCTTCCGGCTGTCCTCCGACGCGTACGCCGAGGGATGGCTCACGAAGTGGCCGCGGATGGACAAGGAGACCATCTCCAAGTGGTCCGAGGGCCTGATCGCCTCCACCGGCTGCCCGTCCGGCGAGGTGCAGACCAGGCTGCGCCTCGGCCAGTTCGACGAGGCCGTGCAGGCCGCCTCCGACTACAAGGACATCTTCGGCGAGGGGCGCTACTTCCTGGAGCTGATGGACCACGGCATCGAGATCGAGCGCCGGGTCCGCGACGGGCTGCTGGAGATCGGCAAGAAGCTCGGCATCCCGCCGCTGGTGACGAACGACTCCCACTACACCTATGCCAGCGAGGCGACCGCCCACGACGCCCTGCTCTGCATCCAGACCGGCAAGAACCTCTCGGACCCGGACCGCTTCCGCTTCGACGGCACCGGCTACTACCTGAAGTCGACCGACGAGATGTACGCGATCGACTCCTCGGACGCCTGGCAGGAGGGCTGCGCCAACACGCGGCTGGTCGCCGACCAGATCGACACCGAGGGCATGTTCAAGTTCCGGAACCTGATGCCGAAGTTCGACATCCCGGAGGGCCACACCGAGGTCAGCTGGTTCCGCGAGGAGACCATGCGCGGCATGCACCGCCGCTACCCCGGAGGCATCCCGGACGACCGGATGCAGCAGGCCGAGTACGAGATGGACACGATCATCTCGATGGGCTTCCCCGGCTACTTCCTCGTGGTCGCCGACTTCATCATGTGGGCCAAGAACCAGGGCATCGCGGTGGGCCCGGGCCGAGGCTCCGCGGCCGGCTCGATCGTCGCGTACGCCATGGGCATCACCGACCTCGACCCGCTCACGCACGGCCTGATCTTCGAGCGCTTCCTGAACCCCGAGCGCGTCTCCATGCCCGACGTCGACATCGACTTCGACGAGCGCCGGCGCGTGGAGGTGATCCGGTACGTGACCGAGAAGTACGGCGCCGACAAGGTCGCCATGATCGGCACCTACGGCACCATCAAGGCCAAGAACGCGATCAAGGACTCGGCCCGCGTCCTGGGCTACCCGTACGCCATGGGCGACCGGCTCACCAAGGCCATGCCCGCCGACGTCCTCGGCAAGGGCATCCCGCTGTCCGGCATCCTCGACCCGCAGCACCCCCGCTACGGCGAGGCCGGCGAGATCCGCGGGATGTACGAGAACGAGCCGGACGTCAAGAAGGTCATCGACACCGCACGCGGTGTGGAGGGCCTGGTCCGCCAGATGGGCGTGCACGCCGCCGGCGTGATCATGTCCAGCGAGACCATCACCGACCACGTGCCCGTCTGGGTGCGGCACACCGACGGCGTCACCATCACCCAGTGGGACTACCCGAGCTGCGAGTCGCTCGGCCTGCTGAAGATGGACTTCCTCGGCCTGCGCAACCTCACGATCATGGACGACGCCGTCAAGATGGTGAAGGCCAACAAGGGGATCGACATCGATCTCCTGGGCCTCCCGCTCGACGACGCCAAGACCTTCGAACTGCTCGGCCGCGGCGACACCCTCGGCGTCTTCCAGTTCGACGGCGGGCCCATGCGCTCCCTGCTGCGCCTGATGAAGCCCGACAACTTCGAGGACATCTCCGCCGTCTCGGCCCTCTACCGGCCGGGCCCGATGGGCATGAACTCGCACACGAACTACGCCCTGCGCAAGAACAAGCAGCAGGAGATCACCCCGATCCACCCGGAGCTGGAGGGGCCGCTCGAAGAGGTCCTCGCGGTCACCTACGGACTGATCGTCTACCAGGAGCAGGTGCAGAAGGCCGCCCAGATCATCGCCGGGTACTCGCTCGGCGAGGCCGACATCCTGCGCCGCGTGATGGGCAAGAAGAAGCCCGAGGAGCTGGCGAAGAACTTCGTCATCTTCGAGGAGGGTGCCCGGGGCAAGGGCTTCAGCGACGCGGCGATCAAGGCCCTCTGGGACGTCCTGGTCCCCTTCGCCGGATACGCCTTCAACAAGGCCCACTCGGCCGCGTACGGCCTGGTCTCCTACTGGACCGCCTACCTGAAGGCGAACTTCCCGGCCGAGTACATGGCCGGCCTGCTCACCTCGGTCAAGGACGACAAGGACAAGTCCGCGATCTACCTGAACGAGTGCCGCCGGATGGGCATCAAGGTCCTGCCGCCGAACGTGAACGAGTCCGAGCCGAACTTCGCCGCCCAGGGCGACGACGTGATCCTCTTCGGCCTCACCGCGGTGCGCAACGTCGGCACCAACGTCGTCGAGTCGATCATCAGGACCAGGAAGGCCAAGGGGAAGTTCTCCTCCTTCCCCGACTTCCTGGACAAGGTCGAGGCCGTCGTCTGCAACAAGCGCACCGTCGAGTCGCTGATCAAGGCCGGCGCCTACGACGAGATGGGCCACACCCGCAAGGGCCTGGTCGCGCACCACGAGTCGATGATCGACAACGTGGTCGCGGTCAAGCGCAAGGAGGCCGAGGGACAGTTCGACCTGTTCGGCGGGATGGGTGACGAGAACGCGAGCGACGAGCCCGGCTTCGGGCTCGACGTGGAGTTCTCCGACGTCGAGTGGGAGAAGTCCTACCTGCTCGCCCAGGAGCGCGAGATGCTCGGCCTGTACGTCTCCGACCACCCGCTGTTCGGCCTGGAGCACGTCCTCTCCGACAAGACGGACGCCGGTATCTCCCAGCTGACCGGCGGCGAGCACTCCGACGGCGCCGTCGTCACCATCGGCGGCATCATCTCGGGCCTCCAGCGCAAGATGACCAAGCAGGGCAACGCCTGGGCCATCGCCACCGTCGAGGACCTGGCCGGCTCCATCGAATGCATGTTCTTCCCGGCGACCTACCAGCTCGTCTCCACCCAGCTGGTCGAGGACACCGTCGTCTTCGTCAAGGGCCGCCTCGACAAGCGCGAGGACGTCCCCCGCCTGGTCGCCATGGAGATGATGGTCCCCGACCTCTCCTCGGCCGGCACCAACGCCCCGGTGGTCCTCACCATCCCCACCGTCAAGGTCACCCCGCCGATGGTGACCCGTCTGGGCGAGATCCTGCGCCACCACAAGGGCAACACCGAGGTGCGGATCAAGCTCCAGGGGCCGCGCACCACCACCGTGCTCCGCCTCGACCGGCACCGCGTCCAGCCCGACCCGGCGCTCTTCGGCGACCTCAAGGTGCTGCTCGGACCGTCCTGCCTGGCCGGATAG
- a CDS encoding DUF2252 domain-containing protein, which translates to MAVPETTDEQRAEQILDVFDTAFGELLAADPAAFQVKFRKMAASAFAFYRGTACLFYSDLERDRHGGPYLDERTGRVWIHGDLHAENFGTYMDSNGRLIFNVNDFDEAYVGPFTWDLKRFAASVALIGYTKALSDGQISELVRTYAGAYRERIHMLAAGAKNEEVPSFTLDTAEGPLLGALRSARSRTRFSLLDSMTEIRDYERRFTSGGGSIELDAATRYKVLAAFDGYLETLPDESLVRPDSYRVKDVVGRRGVGIGSAGLPSYNILLEGHSDALENDVVIYLKQAQTPAASRHITDRAVREYFRHEGHRTVISQRALQAHADPWLGWTELDGAGQLVAEVSPYAVDLDWSDLDDPEEIAAVVADLGRATATMHASADEAESGQSLVPFSTERAIDAAIAADEEGFAGLLVDFAHAYGARARADHQIFVDLFRNGRLTP; encoded by the coding sequence ATGGCGGTCCCCGAGACGACCGACGAGCAGCGCGCCGAGCAGATCCTCGACGTCTTCGACACCGCGTTCGGTGAGCTGCTCGCCGCCGACCCCGCTGCCTTCCAGGTCAAATTCCGCAAGATGGCGGCTTCGGCCTTCGCCTTCTACCGGGGTACCGCCTGCCTCTTCTACTCCGACCTGGAGCGGGACCGGCACGGCGGCCCGTACCTGGACGAGCGGACGGGCCGGGTGTGGATCCACGGCGATCTGCACGCCGAGAACTTCGGCACGTACATGGACTCCAACGGCCGGCTGATCTTCAACGTCAACGACTTCGACGAGGCCTACGTCGGCCCCTTCACCTGGGACCTGAAGCGCTTCGCCGCCTCCGTCGCCCTGATCGGCTACACCAAGGCGCTCAGCGACGGCCAGATAAGCGAGCTGGTGCGGACCTACGCGGGCGCCTACCGGGAGCGGATCCACATGCTGGCCGCGGGGGCCAAGAACGAGGAGGTGCCCTCCTTCACCCTGGACACCGCCGAGGGCCCGCTGCTGGGCGCGCTGCGCTCGGCCCGGTCCCGGACCCGCTTCTCCCTCCTGGACTCCATGACGGAGATACGGGACTACGAGCGCCGCTTCACCTCCGGCGGGGGCTCCATCGAGCTGGACGCCGCCACCCGGTACAAGGTGCTGGCCGCCTTCGACGGGTACCTGGAGACCCTCCCCGACGAGTCCCTCGTGCGTCCGGACTCCTACCGGGTCAAGGACGTGGTCGGGCGCCGGGGCGTCGGCATCGGCTCGGCGGGCCTGCCCTCCTACAACATCCTGCTGGAGGGCCACAGCGACGCCCTGGAGAACGACGTCGTGATCTACCTCAAGCAGGCGCAGACCCCGGCGGCCTCCCGGCACATCACGGACCGGGCGGTGCGGGAGTACTTCCGGCACGAGGGGCACCGCACGGTGATCTCGCAGCGCGCCCTGCAGGCGCACGCCGACCCGTGGCTGGGCTGGACGGAGCTGGACGGGGCCGGGCAGCTGGTCGCGGAGGTCTCCCCGTACGCGGTGGACCTGGACTGGTCGGACCTGGACGACCCGGAGGAGATCGCGGCCGTCGTCGCCGATCTGGGCCGGGCGACCGCGACCATGCACGCGTCGGCCGACGAGGCCGAGAGCGGGCAGTCCCTGGTGCCGTTCTCCACCGAGCGGGCCATCGACGCGGCGATCGCGGCCGACGAGGAGGGCTTCGCGGGGCTGCTCGTGGACTTCGCCCACGCGTACGGGGCCCGGGCGCGCGCCGACCACCAGATCTTCGTGGACCTCTTCCGTAACGGGCGTCTCACTCCCTGA
- a CDS encoding DsbA family protein, which produces MSSRNSQANKAAARERLRAEREAQAKKDKVRRQAVVAGAVVVALGLIGAIGYAVVQSNQPTHWEKAATAELVKPKNTEGENGTTVVIGKPEAKKTLELYEDSRCPACAAFEQASGEQIHKDVDAGKYKLQYIGATFIDNAIKGEGSKNALSALGAALNVSPQAFLDYKGALYSKDLHPEESVDSFAKDDYLLKVADTVPALKGNAEFKKAVEDGTYDRWALEMSKTFDKSGVKGTPTLKMDGKKIDTPQTAEQFTAAIDKALQG; this is translated from the coding sequence ATGAGTTCACGCAACAGCCAGGCGAACAAGGCAGCGGCCCGCGAGCGGCTGCGCGCCGAGCGCGAGGCGCAGGCCAAGAAGGACAAGGTGCGCCGCCAGGCGGTCGTGGCGGGCGCGGTGGTCGTGGCCCTCGGCCTGATCGGTGCCATCGGCTACGCGGTCGTGCAGTCCAACCAGCCCACCCACTGGGAGAAGGCCGCCACGGCGGAGCTGGTCAAGCCGAAGAACACCGAGGGCGAGAACGGCACCACGGTCGTCATCGGCAAGCCCGAGGCGAAGAAGACCCTGGAGCTGTACGAGGACTCCCGCTGCCCGGCCTGTGCCGCCTTCGAGCAGGCCTCCGGTGAGCAGATCCACAAGGACGTGGACGCGGGCAAGTACAAGCTCCAGTACATCGGCGCCACCTTCATCGACAACGCCATCAAGGGCGAGGGCTCGAAGAACGCGCTGAGCGCCCTGGGCGCCGCGCTCAACGTCAGCCCGCAGGCCTTCCTGGACTACAAGGGCGCGCTCTACTCCAAGGACCTGCACCCCGAGGAGAGCGTCGACAGCTTCGCCAAGGACGACTACCTGCTGAAGGTCGCGGACACGGTCCCGGCGCTCAAGGGCAACGCCGAGTTCAAGAAGGCCGTCGAGGACGGTACGTACGACCGGTGGGCGCTGGAGATGTCGAAGACCTTCGACAAGTCCGGGGTGAAGGGCACGCCGACCCTGAAGATGGACGGCAAGAAGATCGACACTCCGCAGACGGCGGAGCAGTTCACGGCCGCGATCGACAAGGCCCTGCAGGGCTGA